A stretch of DNA from Anaerobacillus isosaccharinicus:
CTTAATCGTCTTCTTACGGAAGCCAAAGCAATAATACTAAATGTACATTTAATGATGCAAGTAACGGAAGCTTATATATAGTATCCGTTCAAAAACATAACGATCTTGTTAATCAAAAATACCCTTCCTCTTTAAGTACATTAAATGCGTAAAATTACCGACTGTATTAATCACAGTCATTTTTTGTCCAGGTATTGGAAAAAGGTTAAACTAAAGAGCGAATACTTAAAGAAGAGGAGTCTTCCTTAACAAGGAAAAAAGGAGAGGAAATATGAATCAAAACAAGTCTTATCTTATTGGTTCTATGTTAATTTTATCGGGTACAATTTTGTTAGGTTTTATGCATCTCGCAATGGCAACATACATTCCTAATATGACAGGTTGGGGCAGTCCTCCTGGAAAGTTTGCTACTGTGCTCAATGGAATAATGGGATGGTTCCCATACATTCTAAGTATTGTTCAAATTGGAACTGGGGCATTATTAGTTTGGAATTCAATTTTTAATCATAAGCAAAGTTAGTAACTCGTTCTTGCACTAAAGGGAGCAATAGTTGAAAACGAATTCTGAAAGAAAACATAAATGAGGTGAAATATGGATAAAAACAATTTGTATAAAAAACTTTTTTTTCTATCATTGTTCGTAATTTTTGTATTAAGTTTAAGTCTTTATTCATATGTAAGCGTCAAATAATGCCCACCTAGTTTTTCAGGTGGGCATTAGTGTATTCTTTATTTAAGTTTAGCAGGGATCCTGCATTCATTTGGAATGGACTTTGACCACGGAAGGAATTGGTCAAGTGCTTCCTGATCATCTAGGTCTATTTGTGGTAAGTGTTCAAAAAGATAAGTTAAATAATTTAATGGATTTAATTGATTCTCTTTGGCAGTTTCGACAATGCTGTAGATGACCGCACTGGCGGTTGCTCCTTTCATCGATTGGGCAAACAACCATGCTTTTCTTCCCATAACGAATGGTTTAATTGAACGTTCTGCTCTATTATTATCGAGTTCAAGTCGCCCGTCTTTCATAAAGACAATGAGTTTTGACCATTGGTTTAAACTATAATTTATGGCATCGCCTAATTTGCTTTTAGGTGGAACTTGAGGGCGTTTGGATTTTAGCCATGCCAAATAAGCGTCCAACACAGGTTGACTACGTTTTTGACGTTCTTCTTTTCGCTGTTCAGGACTACAATTTTCAAATTCCTCTTCTATCTGTTTTTCAATTTTAAATAATTGCGTACAGAAGTGAAGACCTTCAGCTGCGAGACTCGTAGATTTATCTACACTTGCAGGCAAAGATTTGAGCGTTTCGTCGTATTTACGGCGTGAATGCGCCCAACAGCCAACTAACTCCACATCCTTCATATCATGGTAACCTGCATAACCATCGACATGAAGATAGCCCGCAAATCCTTTTAGAAAGGCTTTCGGGTGTTTACTATGGCGAGAAGTTTGATAGTCATATAAGACAATCGGTGAAACATCCCGACCAGATCGATACAACCACATATAGGATTTGGAAGTTGCTAATTTATCAGGTTCTGCTAAAACTTGAACGGTTGTTTCATCTGCGTGCAGACGGTCAAGATGAAGCAGTAACTCATGCAGGCGATTGTATAACGGTGAGAGCCACTTTGTTGCACCATATATTACCCAATTGGCAATCGTTTGGCGTGATAGAAAGACACCCAGCCGTTCAAATTGTTTTTCGATTCGGTACAACGGCATTCCTTCTACGTATTTTTGATTCATGATATATGCCATTGCAGAAGGAGAAGCGAGACTTTTTGGAAAGACTGCCGCAGGCATTTTAGCTGTGACAACCGGCGTTTCTATTCCTTCGCGTTCACATTGACGGCAACTGTATATATGTCGAACATGTTCAACGACTGTTACTTGAGCAGGAATAATTTTTAGCTCACGTCTTGTTTGCGTACTCATTTCATGTACAGTTTCACCGCAACACAAACAGACCTGCTCTTCTTCGGATAAACGATAATGGATCGTTTCCGTAG
This window harbors:
- the tnpC gene encoding IS66 family transposase, whose translation is MRKTTNELLDTIEELAAKNADLEKQKEVLEAKIKWLEEQFRLSQQKKFGASSEKTNPDQIELPLFNEAEITADVKMEEPTLETITYNRKKHVGQRDAKLENLPTETIHYRLSEEEQVCLCCGETVHEMSTQTRRELKIIPAQVTVVEHVRHIYSCRQCEREGIETPVVTAKMPAAVFPKSLASPSAMAYIMNQKYVEGMPLYRIEKQFERLGVFLSRQTIANWVIYGATKWLSPLYNRLHELLLHLDRLHADETTVQVLAEPDKLATSKSYMWLYRSGRDVSPIVLYDYQTSRHSKHPKAFLKGFAGYLHVDGYAGYHDMKDVELVGCWAHSRRKYDETLKSLPASVDKSTSLAAEGLHFCTQLFKIEKQIEEEFENCSPEQRKEERQKRSQPVLDAYLAWLKSKRPQVPPKSKLGDAINYSLNQWSKLIVFMKDGRLELDNNRAERSIKPFVMGRKAWLFAQSMKGATASAVIYSIVETAKENQLNPLNYLTYLFEHLPQIDLDDQEALDQFLPWSKSIPNECRIPAKLK